From the Leptospira sp. WS60.C2 genome, one window contains:
- a CDS encoding molecular chaperone DnaJ produces MVQKTETKKARQILHDVIFELQNVSESMQWFLSYDRLSELLEIRKEECLRKVYQFKASKPQMTLSGGFHEVDGDLLVDFLSWNLELDEVAEEFLKGGIFFSERPLYELRESYKTLIQKTIANHKLDQELLLLLTAATIDFDDAVDSYLMDKFEIDFFVRRSIHQFLEKFEIHPEYGAEEFLYEYLKSLIPTKILNFRDITREFRDRTYYELYGRFRETKKKKKKKLVQSVSSEVKDLLSFFDLEPGATITDVKKKFKELLKKYHPDINKKGEEMTKRIILKYNRLVELLGT; encoded by the coding sequence ATGGTCCAAAAAACGGAAACTAAAAAGGCCAGACAGATTTTGCATGATGTCATTTTTGAACTGCAAAATGTTTCCGAATCCATGCAGTGGTTTTTATCCTATGACCGTCTCTCCGAACTCTTAGAAATTCGAAAAGAGGAATGCCTTCGCAAAGTTTACCAGTTCAAAGCATCAAAACCTCAAATGACACTTTCTGGTGGTTTTCATGAAGTGGATGGCGATCTACTTGTCGATTTTTTATCATGGAATTTAGAGCTCGATGAAGTCGCAGAAGAATTTTTAAAAGGTGGAATTTTTTTTAGTGAGCGGCCGTTATATGAACTTCGCGAATCTTACAAGACTCTCATCCAAAAAACGATCGCCAATCACAAATTAGACCAAGAGTTGTTACTCCTCCTAACAGCTGCCACCATTGATTTTGATGATGCCGTAGATTCCTATTTAATGGATAAGTTTGAGATTGATTTTTTTGTAAGACGATCCATTCACCAATTCTTAGAAAAATTCGAAATCCATCCAGAATATGGAGCAGAAGAATTTTTATATGAATATTTAAAAAGCCTTATCCCGACCAAAATTTTGAATTTCCGGGACATCACGCGGGAATTCAGAGATCGCACCTACTATGAGTTATATGGTCGTTTTAGAGAAACCAAAAAGAAAAAGAAGAAAAAATTGGTTCAGTCGGTTTCTTCTGAAGTAAAAGATTTACTTTCTTTTTTTGATTTAGAACCAGGTGCTACAATCACAGATGTAAAAAAGAAATTCAAAGAACTACTCAAGAAATACCATCCAGACATCAACAAAAAAGGAGAGGAAATGACCAAACGAATCATATTAAAATACAATCGTTTGGTGGAATTGTTAGGAACGTAA
- a CDS encoding AEC family transporter, translating to MENFLLLLICFGLGLVFRRLSQFPETTPKVLNGFILFVSLPSLVLYHVHELKINVSAVMPTSMPWLVFGFAMLFFFSFYKLKLMSFSTTVCLVLTAGLGNTSFVGFPLLEAYLGKESLGYGILADQLGTFMVLSFPGIILASIAMDGKWHFATLVKRVLGFAPIYALLISIFTRQVEYPNALKIVLLRLGDTLTPLALVSVGFMLDLRTIAGHGKYLLLGLGFKLILAPTLVYFVYSPIKDDSLLFQTILLESAMAPMVTSTVITIEKNISPHLASLMLGIGIPISFFTTYGLNYLIKGNFI from the coding sequence ATGGAAAATTTTTTATTACTACTTATTTGTTTTGGACTTGGGTTAGTCTTTCGTAGACTCTCTCAATTTCCAGAAACTACTCCAAAGGTTTTAAATGGGTTTATCTTATTTGTTTCCTTACCTTCTCTTGTTTTATATCACGTTCATGAACTGAAAATCAATGTTTCCGCTGTGATGCCAACTTCCATGCCTTGGTTGGTATTTGGTTTTGCGATGTTATTTTTCTTTAGTTTTTATAAGTTAAAACTGATGTCTTTTTCAACGACTGTCTGTTTGGTGCTAACAGCGGGACTCGGGAATACTTCTTTTGTTGGGTTTCCACTTTTGGAAGCCTATTTAGGTAAAGAGTCCCTTGGATATGGAATCTTGGCAGACCAATTGGGAACCTTTATGGTGCTAAGTTTTCCTGGAATTATTCTGGCTTCTATCGCAATGGATGGGAAGTGGCATTTTGCAACATTAGTTAAACGCGTTTTAGGATTTGCTCCCATTTATGCGCTTCTGATTTCCATTTTCACTAGGCAAGTTGAATATCCCAATGCATTGAAAATCGTATTATTACGGCTAGGTGATACACTAACGCCTCTTGCATTGGTCTCTGTGGGTTTTATGTTGGATTTAAGAACCATTGCAGGCCATGGGAAATATTTATTGTTAGGTCTTGGCTTTAAATTGATCCTTGCTCCCACTCTTGTTTATTTTGTTTATTCACCAATCAAAGATGACTCATTACTCTTTCAAACCATTTTATTGGAATCGGCAATGGCGCCGATGGTAACATCCACCGTAATCACAATTGAAAAAAATATTTCACCTCACTTAGCAAGCCTTATGCTAGGAATTGGAATTCCAATTTCCTTTTTCACAACATATGGTTTGAATTATTTAATCAAAGGAAACTTCATTTGA
- a CDS encoding DMT family transporter: MNVKFVLLLILAMVSWGISWPIGKLIAGMVPISVLVFWRFLATFLSVIPLLLVMRLPIRLKTGKDYWNVLVGGIIYTLYNQLFFLGLKNGLPGAGGVLVTTLNPIVTFFIVFLVQKKSISKRQVIGLFFGFIGGLVILQVWKISVDYLLLSGNLFFLMCSFVWAILSLNSQKTGKSMSPITYSFYVYGIGSILELLFCWSDPSFWKVWEFGTFFWLSIFYLTVISTTFGTTVYFYAATRLGSDIASSFIFIVPLSAYLSSFLILEEVIQIPVIVGGCLAMLAVYLINSKQKKKEQLPT; encoded by the coding sequence TTGAACGTAAAATTTGTATTACTCTTAATTCTTGCAATGGTTTCCTGGGGCATTTCATGGCCAATTGGTAAACTAATTGCCGGTATGGTTCCAATCTCTGTTCTCGTTTTTTGGAGATTTTTAGCTACATTTTTATCAGTTATTCCACTTTTGCTTGTTATGCGATTGCCGATCCGACTTAAAACTGGGAAGGATTATTGGAATGTGTTAGTAGGCGGTATCATTTATACCCTGTATAACCAATTATTCTTTTTGGGTTTAAAAAACGGGTTACCTGGTGCCGGTGGAGTTTTGGTAACTACCTTAAACCCAATTGTCACTTTCTTTATTGTTTTCCTTGTTCAAAAAAAATCAATAAGCAAACGTCAAGTCATTGGACTCTTTTTTGGGTTTATAGGTGGACTTGTGATCTTACAAGTTTGGAAGATTAGTGTAGATTATTTATTGTTATCAGGTAACTTGTTTTTTCTAATGTGTTCTTTTGTTTGGGCAATCCTTTCTTTAAATAGTCAAAAGACTGGAAAGTCAATGTCGCCAATCACATATAGTTTTTATGTGTATGGGATAGGATCGATTTTGGAGTTATTATTTTGTTGGAGTGATCCAAGTTTTTGGAAGGTTTGGGAATTTGGCACATTCTTTTGGCTTTCGATTTTTTACTTAACTGTGATTTCCACTACCTTTGGAACAACTGTTTATTTTTATGCGGCGACAAGACTGGGTTCTGATATTGCTAGTAGTTTTATTTTTATCGTACCTCTCTCAGCCTACCTGAGTAGCTTTTTGATTTTAGAGGAAGTGATTCAGATACCAGTGATCGTTGGTGGTTGTTTGGCGATGTTAGCTGTTTATCTGATTAATTCCAAACAGAAAAAAAAGGAACAACTACCTACATGA
- a CDS encoding DUF4442 domain-containing protein yields the protein MKSISWKKRLKIWLYNFYPPYVGAGIRIKNIANDLSSFQVEMKLRFYNKNYVGVHFGGSLYSMCDPFFMLILLETLGSDYIVWDKVGTMTFVKPGKGKVTATFMIPDEEIQRIRSEVDTKRKGEFHFTTHVFDESNDVVATLDKIIYIRKRGRLPIQNV from the coding sequence ATGAAATCAATTTCTTGGAAAAAACGACTTAAGATTTGGTTGTATAATTTTTATCCACCATACGTTGGAGCAGGTATTCGAATCAAAAATATCGCAAATGATTTATCATCCTTTCAAGTGGAGATGAAACTCAGGTTTTATAACAAAAACTATGTGGGTGTTCATTTTGGTGGATCTTTATATTCGATGTGTGATCCATTCTTTATGTTAATTCTTTTGGAAACGTTGGGTTCGGATTATATTGTTTGGGATAAAGTTGGAACAATGACGTTTGTGAAACCTGGTAAAGGAAAAGTAACAGCTACATTTATGATTCCAGACGAAGAAATCCAAAGAATTCGAAGCGAAGTCGACACCAAACGAAAGGGAGAATTTCATTTTACAACTCACGTTTTCGATGAATCCAATGATGTGGTGGCCACACTAGACAAAATCATATACATTCGAAAAAGAGGGCGACTCCCCATCCAAAATGTTTGA
- a CDS encoding 1-acyl-sn-glycerol-3-phosphate acyltransferase, whose product MQITYNDLKQAVLGSGPMGIIIASMLAEKYDSVTLWIPDKEFVELLKKRRQTEIMGKTIELPDHIEIVSSLDSFGRDDWTFHVAVPSRSFLDSVHSLIEVLEPFNSYVFSFLTKGILDSKNRKKTGFITYSQYLQNYLNERNFNHASVAVVNGPSLLGEILEEKFSFFNIGSTEKTTAEYLSDIYSSHFINTSITDDVIGMEIVGVAKNPMAIASGIISLLPRYGANLLGEILSVGFQEVRDLAMRYGARPDSVMGRSGLADFITTATSNKSRNRGFGQKIVGELLSGGEKLSMKDRIEIFFAPRSFIERESTKWHDNVEGTYALSILIELANEIRLPFTLHRTLFDVLTRKQPPGALIDLICGKKTEAKNIPLVVQKKVGLNLTSGIDFQNLLVDRILKQISNVPGTINRVKKQSTAIIESTQKRLTKAKRKKQKLEEVKFESEIEIWQRFHNSQKDEELTLIKELVRFYVNEIADNYSPTVRESILRFVAPIRLFSGGFLKGSMIPHIGGKTEVVKALSSKYNLLYAPTHRSHLDSVEVAYSLFHLGLPVPRYAAGINLMSNPFWEWMLKSLGAYAVDRERTRNSLYLECLTLYSQVMLEQGIPSLVYPEGTRSRTGGIVPVKTGLLTTAVNAFRSSGTEIVIVPISVSYETVPEDNQFCDMPEELGMAGFLAKRSNVYVEFCDPIPISEYAHTEDPTIELSYRITKGWKQFHKILPNQIVAKILVENDYSIEVSQSTMLVEDFISRHEGNYLTRDPEEIWERGKKILEKRKMIEEANRMVHSKNDALLQYYANMIPEDEDKKY is encoded by the coding sequence ATGCAAATAACCTATAACGACTTAAAACAAGCAGTTTTGGGTAGTGGCCCAATGGGTATCATTATCGCTTCCATGCTAGCAGAAAAGTATGATTCTGTTACTTTATGGATTCCGGACAAAGAATTTGTTGAGCTCCTCAAGAAACGTCGCCAAACAGAGATTATGGGAAAAACAATTGAACTGCCTGACCACATTGAAATTGTTTCCAGTTTGGATTCTTTCGGACGGGATGATTGGACATTTCATGTGGCGGTTCCTTCCCGTTCTTTTTTGGATAGTGTCCACAGCCTAATTGAAGTATTGGAACCGTTTAATAGTTATGTTTTTTCCTTCCTAACAAAAGGAATCTTAGATTCAAAAAATCGTAAAAAAACAGGATTCATTACATACTCCCAATACCTTCAAAATTATTTAAACGAACGAAATTTTAATCATGCTTCTGTGGCTGTTGTCAATGGTCCTTCCCTTTTGGGCGAAATCCTGGAAGAAAAGTTTAGTTTTTTCAATATTGGTTCCACGGAAAAAACAACGGCAGAATATTTATCAGATATTTATTCTTCGCATTTTATCAATACTTCCATCACTGATGATGTGATTGGAATGGAAATTGTGGGTGTTGCCAAAAACCCAATGGCAATTGCGAGTGGAATTATCTCCTTACTCCCACGTTATGGTGCCAATTTACTCGGAGAAATTTTATCGGTTGGGTTCCAAGAAGTAAGAGATCTTGCCATGCGATATGGGGCACGACCAGACTCAGTGATGGGAAGGTCTGGCCTTGCTGATTTTATCACAACGGCCACCAGTAATAAAAGTCGCAATAGAGGATTCGGCCAGAAGATTGTCGGAGAACTATTGTCAGGTGGGGAAAAGTTAAGCATGAAGGATCGGATCGAAATCTTTTTTGCTCCAAGGTCCTTTATCGAAAGAGAATCCACGAAGTGGCATGACAATGTAGAAGGAACGTATGCGCTTAGCATTCTCATTGAGTTAGCAAATGAAATCAGACTCCCATTCACCTTACATAGAACTCTTTTTGATGTACTCACTAGGAAACAACCACCAGGCGCATTGATTGACCTGATCTGTGGCAAAAAAACGGAAGCAAAAAATATTCCTTTAGTGGTACAAAAGAAAGTTGGATTGAATCTAACTTCTGGAATTGATTTTCAAAACTTACTGGTAGATCGAATCTTAAAACAAATTAGTAATGTTCCTGGCACGATTAACCGAGTCAAAAAACAATCTACGGCCATCATTGAATCTACTCAAAAAAGATTAACAAAAGCAAAACGAAAAAAACAAAAACTCGAAGAAGTTAAGTTTGAATCTGAAATTGAAATTTGGCAAAGATTTCACAATAGCCAAAAAGATGAAGAACTTACACTGATTAAAGAATTAGTCCGTTTTTATGTAAATGAAATCGCTGACAATTACAGTCCTACTGTACGTGAATCGATTCTCCGTTTTGTAGCACCTATACGATTATTTTCTGGTGGATTCTTAAAAGGGTCCATGATCCCTCACATTGGGGGAAAAACAGAAGTAGTCAAAGCTTTATCATCTAAGTACAATTTACTCTATGCACCAACACACAGATCTCATCTTGATTCTGTGGAAGTGGCATATTCATTATTCCATCTAGGATTGCCTGTTCCGCGTTATGCGGCTGGTATTAACTTAATGTCGAATCCTTTTTGGGAGTGGATGTTAAAGTCATTGGGAGCTTATGCCGTGGACAGGGAAAGAACAAGGAACAGTTTGTACCTAGAATGTTTGACTCTCTATTCTCAAGTGATGCTTGAACAAGGAATTCCATCGCTTGTGTATCCAGAAGGAACGAGATCAAGAACAGGTGGGATTGTTCCAGTAAAAACAGGACTTTTGACAACCGCCGTCAATGCATTCCGAAGTTCGGGAACAGAAATTGTCATTGTACCCATTTCTGTTTCTTATGAGACAGTACCTGAAGACAATCAATTTTGTGATATGCCAGAAGAACTTGGAATGGCGGGATTTCTCGCAAAACGATCCAATGTTTATGTAGAATTTTGTGATCCGATTCCTATCTCCGAGTATGCTCACACTGAAGACCCAACCATTGAATTGAGTTATCGTATCACCAAAGGTTGGAAACAATTTCATAAAATTTTACCAAACCAAATCGTTGCCAAAATTTTAGTCGAAAACGATTATTCAATCGAAGTTTCACAAAGTACGATGTTAGTCGAAGATTTTATTTCAAGACATGAAGGAAATTACCTTACACGCGATCCTGAAGAAATTTGGGAAAGAGGTAAAAAGATCTTAGAAAAACGCAAAATGATAGAAGAAGCCAACCGAATGGTGCATTCCAAAAATGATGCGTTGTTGCAATATTACGCAAACATGATTCCAGAAGACGAAGATAAGAAATATTAA
- a CDS encoding DASS family sodium-coupled anion symporter — MIRAGILFSILSVFPAIFGWYQDWLGLTPAQEINLAIALVVSFLWVTELIPLYVTGFLVLFLELIWLIPGWGPGAPKTIVFLSCYFSETILLFLGGFVISSAISSYGLDAAIARFVIKNTNGSAFLLVLSLGFATAFLSCFMNNTATAAMMLGLVSSMMKSLDETSPLRKSILFMVPFSANLGGIGTPVGTLPNVIGIAYLQEKGFQIGFLDWMAFVTPVFVFSVFALSGILYIVYLRMEKSIQSIRFIQMQEEDISISSPKRKLSILVIGITIFGWITSDWHGVSNGTVALFPVIVFFGSSLLDLKEFRNLSWDVLILMGGGIALGKAFEETGLAKHFVGMFMLGESSQFGLFLFFSILSLLLSCFLSNTSVANLILPITMGLPSDLILPAAIGATIGASLAMPLPVSTPPNALAFSYGGIRSFEMVKIGGSISIVAWTLFVIVGGLILNQLQIVDFSNF; from the coding sequence ATGATTCGAGCAGGCATTCTATTTTCGATCCTTTCCGTTTTTCCTGCCATCTTTGGGTGGTACCAAGATTGGCTTGGGCTTACCCCTGCACAGGAGATCAATTTAGCCATTGCCCTCGTCGTTTCCTTTCTGTGGGTCACTGAACTCATCCCTTTGTATGTCACTGGATTTTTGGTTCTTTTTTTGGAACTGATCTGGCTCATTCCTGGTTGGGGACCAGGAGCTCCAAAAACGATTGTTTTCTTATCCTGTTATTTTTCTGAGACCATCTTACTATTCTTAGGTGGATTTGTGATTTCGAGTGCCATTAGTTCCTATGGATTGGATGCCGCCATTGCTCGCTTTGTGATCAAAAATACGAATGGTTCAGCATTTTTACTGGTTCTTTCCTTAGGTTTTGCTACTGCCTTTTTGTCCTGCTTCATGAACAATACAGCCACTGCAGCGATGATGCTTGGGCTTGTATCTTCAATGATGAAATCACTAGACGAAACGAGTCCTCTTCGTAAATCCATTTTGTTTATGGTTCCCTTCTCTGCCAATTTGGGTGGGATCGGAACACCAGTTGGAACTCTTCCCAATGTAATCGGTATTGCCTATTTACAAGAAAAAGGATTTCAAATTGGATTCTTAGATTGGATGGCATTTGTCACACCTGTCTTTGTATTCTCGGTATTTGCTCTTTCTGGAATTTTGTACATAGTGTACTTAAGAATGGAAAAATCCATCCAATCAATTCGATTCATCCAAATGCAAGAAGAAGATATCAGTATTTCTTCGCCCAAAAGAAAACTTTCCATTCTTGTGATAGGAATCACAATTTTTGGTTGGATCACTTCCGATTGGCACGGTGTTTCCAATGGCACGGTTGCTTTGTTTCCTGTGATCGTATTTTTTGGATCCTCACTTTTGGATCTGAAAGAATTTCGAAATTTATCCTGGGATGTCCTAATCCTCATGGGAGGAGGGATTGCTCTCGGTAAGGCATTTGAAGAAACAGGCCTTGCAAAACATTTTGTCGGCATGTTTATGTTAGGTGAATCTAGCCAATTTGGGTTATTTTTATTCTTTTCGATTCTCTCTCTTTTACTTTCTTGTTTCTTAAGTAATACAAGTGTCGCCAATTTAATTTTACCAATCACAATGGGTCTGCCAAGTGATCTCATTTTACCAGCCGCCATTGGAGCAACGATTGGTGCTTCTCTTGCGATGCCTCTTCCTGTTTCCACTCCACCCAATGCTTTGGCTTTTAGTTATGGTGGTATACGAAGTTTTGAAATGGTCAAAATCGGAGGATCCATCTCGATTGTGGCTTGGACGCTTTTTGTGATTGTTGGTGGATTGATTTTGAATCAATTGCAGATTGTCGATTTTTCCAACTTTTAA
- a CDS encoding CAP domain-containing protein, protein MNPRFFQNSKADRPSFIGLGLITLLSFTLCKTPEVKKAPVVVVEPKKVEEVVPKQNPNLAFLESIEDGRELPDSDKWKVEQYDSFNEESFLTYAPANATIDFEKVDYPLLNAAIFYVTSKERKELGLRPFKYSEKCEQAAFGHAQDMVTYDFYSHTSTVNGKETLRDRLDLVGMSDTYSAENLINTFGIQYQSGRPVFTPVQNGGPFFSYTKAGSPIPNHTYLSLAKAVVEVWFNSPGHRKNILNPEFNYMGAGAYFYKDQKFYGIDKVKAVQVFTGKP, encoded by the coding sequence ATGAATCCGAGATTTTTTCAAAATTCTAAAGCCGACAGGCCTTCTTTTATTGGGTTAGGTTTAATTACACTTTTGTCCTTTACTTTGTGTAAAACTCCGGAGGTTAAAAAGGCGCCAGTAGTGGTAGTGGAACCTAAAAAAGTGGAAGAGGTTGTTCCAAAACAAAACCCTAACTTAGCTTTTTTGGAAAGCATTGAAGACGGAAGGGAACTTCCTGATTCTGATAAATGGAAAGTGGAACAATATGATTCTTTTAATGAAGAGTCATTTTTAACATATGCACCTGCAAATGCTACTATCGACTTTGAAAAGGTCGATTATCCTTTGTTAAATGCAGCAATTTTTTATGTAACCTCCAAAGAAAGAAAAGAGCTTGGATTAAGACCTTTTAAATATTCAGAAAAATGTGAACAAGCTGCATTCGGGCATGCTCAAGATATGGTGACCTATGATTTTTATTCCCATACAAGTACGGTTAATGGAAAAGAAACGTTGAGAGATCGTTTGGATTTGGTCGGGATGTCCGACACTTATTCGGCTGAAAATTTGATCAATACATTTGGAATCCAATACCAAAGTGGAAGACCTGTTTTCACTCCCGTACAGAATGGAGGTCCATTTTTCAGTTATACAAAAGCCGGATCGCCGATTCCCAATCATACTTACTTAAGTTTAGCTAAAGCAGTTGTTGAAGTTTGGTTTAACTCACCTGGACACAGAAAAAATATTTTAAACCCAGAATTTAATTATATGGGAGCCGGTGCTTATTTCTATAAGGATCAAAAATTCTATGGAATCGACAAGGTAAAAGCGGTGCAAGTATTCACGGGCAAACCGTAA
- a CDS encoding EVE domain-containing protein, giving the protein MKYWLFKTEPDVFSIDDLIREKLSYWEGVRNYQARNYLRDEVKLGDLVLFYHSRMEPPGVVGIAEVAKEATPDPFQFDPNHKYFDPKLKGTEPRWFGVHLKPHTKFKEMISLETLKNTKGLETMVVTQRGSRLSIQPVTKKEFAIVTKLAGVTVK; this is encoded by the coding sequence ATGAAGTATTGGCTCTTTAAAACAGAACCAGATGTTTTTTCCATAGACGACCTAATACGAGAAAAACTCTCGTATTGGGAAGGGGTTAGAAATTACCAAGCACGAAATTACCTTCGCGACGAAGTGAAGTTAGGGGATCTGGTGCTTTTCTACCATAGTCGGATGGAACCACCTGGTGTTGTCGGAATTGCGGAAGTCGCAAAAGAAGCAACACCTGATCCTTTCCAATTCGATCCAAACCACAAATACTTCGATCCGAAACTGAAAGGCACAGAACCGCGTTGGTTCGGAGTCCATCTCAAACCACATACCAAATTCAAAGAAATGATCTCACTCGAAACTTTGAAAAACACAAAAGGTTTAGAAACGATGGTGGTGACACAGAGAGGATCAAGACTCTCCATCCAACCAGTCACCAAAAAAGAATTTGCAATTGTAACGAAACTAGCAGGCGTTACTGTAAAGTAA
- the ftsH gene encoding ATP-dependent zinc metalloprotease FtsH, protein MNKNIKTVFLFLLVFLVILATVYKGQDFAGKPDEISYSDFLNMVEPIEGKKPIGKITSKDGKDISSKQQIIIDKELIEGWYIPENSKDNKPKPFKTNVAQVNDDLVTKLRKSRLSFTAKSTEENKFWSVVSGIIPWLFALGIIWFIMMRQLQASGNKAFTFGKSRAKMNVDPKVKVTFNDVAGCEEAKVELLEIIEFLKDPKKFQAIGARIPKGVLLVGPPGTGKTLLAKAVAGEAGVPFFSISGSDFVEMFVGVGASRVRDLFDQGKKNAPCIIFIDEIDAVGRLRGAGLGGGHDEREQTLNQMLVEMDGFEMNEGVIVMAATNRADVLDPALLRPGRFDRQVIVDLPDLKGREEILAVHAKKVPLVSDISLNSIARGTPGFTGADLANLINEAALLAARRNKKRVTQEELEEARDKVMMGPERKSMFISDKEKEMTAYHEAGHALLGTLLPYTEPVHKVTIIPRGRALGLTQSLPVEDRHSYRKNYCLDRIVMSMGGYIAEELIFGDPSNGSSNDIQQATNIARRMVCEWGMSEKLGTIHYGSGESSPFMGRDYGHTSKPYSEEFAAMIDQEVKRIIQTCLDKGRDLVKKNQKKLDAIAKALLAKETIDAQELMDIVQPTFDKFSDSKSGVGSKKGKGSSSTKPAYSA, encoded by the coding sequence ATGAATAAAAACATCAAAACCGTATTCCTATTTTTACTCGTATTCCTTGTCATCTTGGCAACGGTTTATAAGGGCCAAGACTTTGCCGGTAAACCCGACGAAATCAGTTATTCCGATTTTCTCAATATGGTCGAACCGATTGAAGGAAAAAAACCGATCGGAAAAATTACATCGAAAGATGGAAAAGATATTTCTTCCAAACAGCAAATCATCATTGATAAAGAACTCATTGAAGGTTGGTACATTCCTGAAAATAGTAAGGACAACAAACCAAAACCGTTCAAAACCAATGTCGCACAGGTGAACGATGATTTGGTGACAAAACTTCGTAAGTCACGCCTTAGTTTCACAGCAAAGTCCACTGAAGAAAATAAATTTTGGAGCGTTGTTTCAGGCATCATCCCTTGGTTATTTGCTCTTGGGATCATTTGGTTTATCATGATGCGCCAACTCCAAGCATCTGGTAACAAAGCATTTACCTTTGGTAAATCTCGTGCAAAGATGAATGTGGATCCTAAAGTAAAAGTAACCTTTAATGATGTTGCTGGATGTGAAGAAGCAAAAGTTGAACTTCTCGAAATCATTGAATTCTTAAAGGACCCTAAAAAATTCCAAGCGATCGGTGCAAGGATTCCAAAAGGAGTTCTCCTTGTTGGTCCTCCAGGTACAGGGAAAACCTTACTTGCGAAAGCAGTCGCTGGCGAAGCAGGTGTTCCTTTTTTCTCCATCTCTGGATCTGACTTTGTGGAGATGTTTGTGGGTGTGGGTGCATCTCGTGTGCGCGATCTTTTTGACCAAGGAAAAAAGAATGCACCTTGTATCATCTTCATTGATGAGATTGATGCGGTAGGACGCCTCCGTGGTGCGGGCCTTGGTGGTGGACACGACGAAAGAGAACAGACCCTCAATCAAATGTTAGTTGAGATGGATGGATTTGAAATGAACGAAGGTGTCATTGTGATGGCGGCAACGAACCGCGCCGATGTCCTTGACCCAGCTCTCCTTCGTCCAGGTCGTTTTGACAGACAAGTGATCGTTGACCTTCCAGACCTCAAAGGTCGAGAAGAGATCTTAGCGGTTCACGCAAAAAAAGTTCCACTTGTGTCTGATATTTCTCTTAACTCGATTGCTCGAGGAACTCCTGGGTTTACAGGAGCTGATCTTGCAAACCTCATCAACGAAGCAGCACTTCTTGCTGCACGACGTAACAAAAAACGTGTGACCCAAGAAGAACTCGAAGAAGCCCGTGATAAGGTGATGATGGGACCAGAACGTAAGTCTATGTTCATCTCTGACAAAGAGAAAGAAATGACAGCGTATCACGAAGCAGGTCACGCTCTTCTTGGCACCTTACTACCGTATACCGAACCAGTTCATAAAGTCACAATTATTCCACGCGGAAGAGCGCTTGGACTCACTCAATCACTTCCAGTAGAAGATAGACATTCGTATCGTAAAAACTATTGTTTGGATCGAATTGTGATGTCTATGGGTGGATACATTGCCGAAGAACTGATCTTTGGTGACCCATCCAACGGTTCTTCTAATGACATCCAACAAGCAACGAACATTGCACGACGTATGGTATGTGAATGGGGTATGTCTGAAAAATTAGGAACTATCCACTATGGTTCAGGTGAGTCTTCTCCGTTTATGGGTAGGGACTATGGACATACAAGTAAACCTTATTCAGAAGAATTTGCTGCTATGATTGACCAAGAAGTGAAACGCATCATCCAAACTTGTCTCGACAAAGGGCGTGATTTGGTGAAGAAAAACCAAAAGAAATTGGATGCGATTGCGAAAGCACTTCTTGCGAAAGAAACCATTGATGCACAAGAACTCATGGACATTGTCCAACCTACGTTTGATAAATTTTCGGATTCCAAATCAGGTGTTGGTTCTAAAAAAGGAAAAGGCTCTTCTTCTACCAAACCAGCATATTCTGCTTAA
- the pth gene encoding aminoacyl-tRNA hydrolase, with protein MKLIVGLGNPGDKYNNNRSNIGFKILDVIANNIGIEIKTKKKKSLIGRGDFEGDEVVLLKPQTFSELSGESVLYIASFLKIQVKDIVVIHEDVGLELGQIVVTKGGENDTNPGVNSISVSLRSPNFIRIRIGVLNSSYNPKKREDFLREDFEPLENLSLIQIINDAEAAIRSISMGDIDEVIQKYHL; from the coding sequence ATGAAGTTAATTGTAGGGCTAGGAAATCCTGGCGATAAGTATAACAACAATCGATCTAACATTGGTTTTAAGATTCTCGATGTCATTGCGAACAACATTGGCATCGAAATCAAAACTAAAAAGAAAAAATCACTCATTGGACGTGGTGACTTTGAAGGTGACGAAGTGGTATTACTCAAACCACAAACCTTCAGCGAGCTCTCCGGTGAGTCGGTTCTATACATTGCCTCCTTTCTCAAAATCCAAGTCAAAGACATCGTCGTGATCCACGAAGATGTGGGACTGGAACTAGGCCAAATCGTCGTCACAAAAGGCGGAGAAAACGACACAAATCCAGGGGTAAACTCGATTTCTGTCTCATTACGCTCCCCCAACTTCATTCGCATTCGGATCGGTGTTCTCAATTCTAGCTACAATCCGAAAAAAAGAGAAGATTTTTTACGTGAAGATTTTGAGCCACTAGAGAACCTGAGTTTGATACAGATCATCAATGACGCCGAAGCGGCGATTCGTTCGATTTCCATGGGGGATATCGACGAAGTGATTCAGAAATATCACCTTTGA